A stretch of the Porifericola rhodea genome encodes the following:
- a CDS encoding DUF5675 family protein, producing the protein MTRLAALLLVAFLAIAILLFLTNPELLDKVWLWVIGFIGYIVTLFEKGFGALSKTFQKESTLASEKESVQKRSYAEASALHETNLQLQKKIQQIEAEMQQQSSAFYPLASHTLSVLRYQDDGESTLGLLFLRKKFFAYTLEDTHRVEKLAGKTRIPSGTYAVNYYPHLTPLTKKYQQNHPWFQYHLEIKDIPKFKNVYIHIGNTHQHTEGCLLIADGINSGSASKMITHSKFAYERFYKIISALLNSGEEVQICIMDEDWFEQAKLPNL; encoded by the coding sequence ATGACACGCCTGGCAGCCCTACTATTAGTAGCATTTCTGGCAATTGCTATACTCCTTTTTCTCACTAACCCTGAGTTGCTGGATAAGGTCTGGCTTTGGGTTATAGGCTTCATTGGATACATTGTTACCCTGTTTGAAAAAGGATTTGGGGCGCTTAGCAAAACCTTTCAGAAAGAGAGCACTTTGGCATCAGAAAAAGAAAGCGTGCAAAAGCGCAGTTATGCAGAAGCAAGTGCCCTGCACGAAACTAACCTTCAGCTTCAGAAAAAAATACAGCAGATAGAGGCGGAAATGCAACAGCAGTCTTCTGCCTTTTATCCGTTAGCCTCTCATACGCTTAGCGTACTTCGCTACCAGGATGACGGTGAGTCTACCTTAGGTCTGCTTTTTTTAAGAAAAAAATTCTTTGCTTATACTCTGGAAGATACCCACAGAGTAGAAAAATTAGCCGGAAAGACAAGGATACCCTCAGGCACATATGCCGTAAATTATTATCCTCACCTTACACCTCTTACCAAAAAATATCAACAAAATCACCCCTGGTTTCAGTATCATCTGGAGATAAAAGACATTCCCAAATTTAAAAATGTGTATATTCATATCGGTAACACCCATCAGCATACGGAGGGCTGCCTGTTGATAGCAGACGGTATAAATAGTGGTAGCGCCTCCAAAATGATTACCCACTCCAAGTTTGCTTACGAAAGATTTTACAAAATCATAAGCGCCCTGCTCAACTCAGGAGAAGAAGTACAGATCTGCATCATGGATGAAGACTGGTTTGAGCAAGCAAAACTACCAAACCTATGA
- a CDS encoding PepSY-associated TM helix domain-containing protein encodes MAKSSYSIRKLFNDIHLWLGVGSGLILFLVCLSGTIYTFRAEVESMLEPEKEKVAFVEGQERMSTEAIVEKLQQNPGGLVSSVTIPHAKDAAYKVSIKENPKERRGTTYYVNPYTAEVQGSTDGPATGFFMSMFRLHRWLLMEQSTGRIIVGVATIIFVFLVISGLILWLPKKLKYIRQGLLIKTSANWKRVNHDLHNTLGFYASILLFVMAITGLCWSFGWYRDGLSQVLGTRVFGQRGGDKVTSTVVENASALSIAELIQKSESVLNYEGDYTISIPNSADAAVSIRKSKPKGFFSLYAYDKIELDQYSGEVLKAELYAEKPLNEKIAASIKPIHTGEIFGTFSKILYFLACLIGTSLPVTGIIIWLNKLKKKAKKKQKQKSMNKVGA; translated from the coding sequence ATGGCAAAATCATCTTACAGTATTCGCAAGCTTTTTAATGATATACATTTATGGTTGGGAGTAGGTAGCGGTCTCATACTCTTTTTAGTCTGCCTGAGTGGAACCATTTATACCTTTAGAGCAGAAGTAGAGAGCATGTTGGAGCCTGAGAAAGAAAAAGTGGCTTTTGTTGAAGGGCAAGAGCGCATGAGTACCGAAGCTATTGTTGAAAAACTACAGCAAAACCCCGGCGGCTTGGTTTCTTCTGTCACTATACCGCATGCTAAAGATGCCGCATACAAAGTTAGCATTAAAGAAAACCCAAAAGAGCGTAGAGGTACTACATATTATGTAAACCCCTACACTGCTGAAGTGCAAGGCAGTACCGATGGGCCAGCTACCGGCTTTTTTATGAGCATGTTCAGGCTACATCGCTGGTTACTGATGGAACAAAGCACGGGCAGAATCATTGTAGGAGTTGCTACCATCATTTTTGTATTTCTTGTTATTAGCGGGCTTATTTTATGGCTTCCTAAAAAGCTCAAATACATCAGGCAGGGATTGTTAATTAAGACCTCTGCTAACTGGAAGAGAGTAAATCACGATCTACATAATACCTTAGGTTTTTATGCCAGCATTCTGCTATTTGTTATGGCCATTACGGGTCTGTGCTGGTCGTTCGGCTGGTACCGTGATGGACTTAGCCAGGTACTAGGCACTCGAGTTTTTGGTCAGCGTGGGGGCGATAAAGTAACATCTACAGTCGTAGAGAATGCCTCTGCACTTAGTATTGCTGAACTGATACAGAAAAGCGAATCTGTACTAAATTATGAGGGTGATTATACCATCTCAATACCTAATTCGGCTGATGCTGCCGTTTCCATCAGAAAAAGTAAGCCTAAAGGTTTTTTCTCCCTCTATGCTTATGACAAAATAGAGCTTGACCAATACAGCGGAGAGGTACTTAAAGCTGAACTTTATGCTGAAAAACCCCTGAACGAAAAAATTGCGGCATCTATCAAACCTATACACACGGGGGAGATTTTTGGTACGTTTTCTAAAATCCTTTACTTCCTGGCCTGCCTTATTGGTACCAGCCTGCCTGTTACCGGTATTATTATCTGGCTTAATAAACTCAAGAAGAAAGCGAAGAAAAAACAAAAGCAGAAAAGTATGAATAAAGTAGGAGCCTAG
- a CDS encoding 2-oxoacid:ferredoxin oxidoreductase subunit beta produces MTFVKPAFRHPGMPKNKIGFRKSDYEGAISTLCAGCGHDSISGAIIQACYEMGVEPHKIAKLSGIGCSSKTPTYFLGNSHGFNSVHGRMPSIATGANLANRDLIYLGVSGDGDTASIGLGQFCHVLRRNLNMVYIVMNNGCYGLTKGQDSATADFGSISKAGSVNPFQPIDLVGLSLELGATFVARSFSGDKKQLVPLIKAAMSHPGFALLDILSPCVTFNNNAGSTKSYDYVREHIEATSTLDFVPEQEEITVEYEEGSSSSVVLHDGSVIQLQKLSPYWDPTNRDSAVNCIQQAKSKGEILTGLLYIDPKSQDLHHILETTEKPLNQLREEELCPGSAALDIINASLR; encoded by the coding sequence ATGACTTTTGTAAAACCAGCATTTCGCCATCCCGGAATGCCTAAAAATAAAATTGGATTCCGTAAGTCAGATTACGAAGGCGCTATTTCAACCCTTTGTGCCGGCTGCGGACACGACTCTATCAGTGGAGCTATCATTCAGGCCTGTTATGAGATGGGTGTAGAGCCTCACAAAATCGCTAAGCTCTCAGGTATAGGCTGTTCTTCTAAAACTCCTACTTACTTTCTGGGAAACTCTCATGGCTTCAACTCGGTACATGGGCGTATGCCTTCCATTGCTACTGGAGCTAACCTGGCTAACCGTGACCTGATTTATCTGGGGGTATCCGGAGATGGAGATACAGCTTCTATCGGCTTAGGCCAGTTTTGCCATGTGCTACGCCGCAACCTAAATATGGTTTATATAGTCATGAACAATGGCTGTTATGGCCTTACCAAAGGGCAGGATTCAGCTACTGCTGACTTCGGCTCTATAAGCAAGGCAGGCTCTGTTAACCCTTTTCAGCCTATAGATTTGGTAGGCCTCTCGCTTGAGTTAGGAGCTACTTTTGTAGCACGAAGTTTCTCGGGCGACAAAAAGCAATTGGTTCCCCTGATTAAAGCAGCTATGTCGCACCCAGGCTTTGCCCTACTGGATATTCTTTCGCCCTGCGTTACTTTTAATAACAATGCAGGCTCTACCAAGTCTTATGACTACGTACGCGAACATATAGAAGCCACCTCTACATTAGATTTTGTGCCGGAGCAAGAAGAAATTACAGTAGAGTACGAAGAGGGCTCTTCTTCCAGTGTAGTTTTGCATGATGGTTCGGTAATTCAACTACAAAAGCTCAGCCCATACTGGGACCCTACCAACAGAGATTCGGCAGTTAACTGCATACAGCAAGCCAAGAGCAAAGGTGAAATACTGACTGGTTTATTGTATATAGATCCTAAAAGCCAAGATCTGCATCATATTCTTGAGACTACTGAGAAGCCTCTTAATCAGCTTCGTGAGGAAGAGCTTTGTCCCGGTTCAGCAGCTTTAGATATCATCAATGCATCTTTAAGATAA
- a CDS encoding 2-oxoacid:acceptor oxidoreductase subunit alpha: MMSTSVVNDMVIRFANVNGTGSASANEMFAKAIFRMGIPVSPKNIFPSNIQGLPTWYEVRVSEQAYLGRRDGVDLLVGVNPQSYAKDIASIKEGGYFVYDSTKKLHPDYIREGVHYVGIPMMQMCMENYDNPRHQQLFKNIVYVGALAALLDIEIEVLQDIIRGQFRKKEKLIPPNFKALDLGYQYARTHFECPLEIRLERRDNTGDQIMIDGNSATGLGAIYAGATVAAWYPITPSTSVVKAFETYAKKLRVEEASGRKKYAIVQAEDELSAMGMVIGATWNGARAFTATSGPGVSLMSEFIGLAYFAEIPVVLVNVQRGGPSTGMPTRTQQSDIISSAYASHGDTKHVLLFPSSPAECFEMTADAFDLADRFQTPVILMSDLDLGMNSHMSPPLKWDDKRKYDLGKVLSAEDLEKIEKYGRYLDVDRDGICYRTIPGTHPTKGSFFTRGTSRDEYARYTEEGAVYERIVDRLIKKWETVKSYVPAPELYQDHQQNERGLLFFGTSTYAALEAMALLRQKGIVLDALRIKAFPFNATVEEFLASHTEVFIIEQNRDKQFRSLLINELETDPKKLVSVLNYDGMPITADTIIQQIMKQLPATAPVMNTNHKSKTL, translated from the coding sequence ATGATGAGCACGAGCGTGGTGAATGACATGGTCATACGTTTTGCCAATGTCAACGGAACGGGATCGGCAAGTGCCAATGAAATGTTCGCCAAGGCGATCTTTAGAATGGGCATACCCGTGTCACCTAAAAATATTTTTCCATCAAACATACAGGGTCTTCCTACCTGGTATGAGGTAAGAGTAAGTGAACAGGCTTACCTCGGCAGAAGAGATGGTGTAGACCTGTTAGTGGGCGTAAACCCACAAAGTTACGCTAAAGACATAGCCTCCATTAAAGAAGGGGGCTATTTTGTTTATGACAGTACTAAAAAGCTACACCCCGACTATATTAGGGAAGGAGTGCATTATGTTGGTATTCCTATGATGCAGATGTGCATGGAAAATTACGATAATCCACGTCATCAGCAACTTTTTAAGAATATTGTATACGTAGGAGCGCTGGCAGCCCTGTTAGATATTGAGATAGAAGTCCTTCAGGATATCATCAGAGGGCAGTTTCGCAAAAAAGAGAAACTAATTCCTCCTAATTTCAAAGCACTGGACCTGGGCTATCAGTATGCACGTACACACTTTGAGTGTCCGCTGGAGATTAGGCTGGAGCGAAGAGACAATACAGGTGACCAAATAATGATAGATGGTAATTCGGCTACGGGCCTGGGCGCAATATATGCTGGAGCTACGGTAGCAGCCTGGTATCCTATTACTCCTTCCACTTCCGTAGTTAAAGCTTTTGAGACTTATGCCAAAAAGCTTCGTGTAGAAGAGGCAAGCGGACGTAAGAAATACGCCATAGTGCAGGCTGAAGATGAATTATCAGCTATGGGTATGGTTATCGGGGCCACCTGGAATGGCGCACGAGCATTTACCGCAACCAGTGGGCCGGGAGTATCGCTAATGAGCGAGTTTATTGGCTTAGCTTACTTTGCTGAAATTCCGGTAGTACTGGTAAATGTGCAAAGAGGAGGACCTTCTACGGGCATGCCTACGCGTACCCAGCAATCAGATATTATATCGTCGGCCTATGCTTCGCACGGAGATACCAAGCATGTACTGCTGTTTCCCAGCAGCCCGGCAGAGTGCTTTGAAATGACTGCGGATGCTTTTGACCTGGCTGATCGTTTTCAGACTCCCGTCATTCTTATGTCAGACCTGGATTTAGGTATGAACAGCCATATGTCGCCTCCGCTGAAATGGGACGATAAGCGTAAATATGATTTAGGTAAAGTATTAAGCGCCGAAGATCTGGAAAAAATAGAAAAGTACGGGCGCTACCTGGATGTAGATAGAGATGGAATTTGCTACCGTACCATTCCGGGCACCCATCCTACCAAAGGATCCTTTTTTACCCGGGGTACCTCGCGAGATGAGTATGCTCGCTACACAGAAGAAGGAGCAGTATACGAACGTATTGTAGATCGGCTCATAAAAAAATGGGAAACGGTCAAAAGCTATGTTCCAGCACCTGAGCTTTATCAGGATCATCAACAAAATGAAAGGGGCTTACTTTTCTTTGGCACTTCTACCTATGCCGCACTGGAAGCTATGGCCCTGCTACGGCAAAAAGGAATCGTACTGGACGCGCTCCGTATTAAAGCTTTTCCTTTTAACGCTACTGTAGAAGAGTTTCTGGCATCTCATACGGAGGTATTTATTATAGAACAGAATCGTGACAAGCAGTTTCGTAGTCTGTTGATCAATGAGTTAGAGACTGACCCTAAAAAGTTAGTCTCAGTACTTAATTATGATGGTATGCCAATTACAGCAGATACCATCATTCAACAAATTATGAAGCAGCTACCGGCTACAGCCCCGGTCATGAATACCAACCATAAAAGTAAGACACTATGA
- a CDS encoding FAD-dependent oxidoreductase: MKPTDTNDPEYFHKVVDCQYACPAHTPVPEYIRLIAAGRYTDAYMVNWESNVFPGILGRTCDRPCEPACRRGRLEDEEPVAICRLKRVAADHKGEVRQLMPKIPEQKNGKKVALIGGGPASLTVARDLAPLGYEIHLYDEWNKGGGMMRTQIPAFRLPEEVLDEEVGYITDMGIHTHFNHYVSSMKEMLAKDYDAIFVGTGAPRGRDLELPGSDIAHKNIHIGIEFLANVAFGHVNKIGKKVIVLGGGNTAMDCCRTSRRLGGEQVTVVVRSPFNEMKASPWEIADAQAEDIPIFNNMPPKEFVVEEGRLKGVLFGKVRAEYDENGRRKLVPTGEPDEFIEADDVIIAIGQDNAFPWIERDLGIEFGKWDLPVLNKITFQSTLPKVFFGGDAAFGPENIITAAAHGHQAAISIHQYCQGKDVLDRPSPMTNLVRQKMGIHEWSYDSPVVIDKRYPVPHEQKTLTLTNRKIEVELGFDEPTGYKEAQRCLNCDVQTIFTEKACIECDACVDICPTTCITFTVNGEEDELRSRLNAPADNKSQALYVSDVLPTQRVMVKDEDVCLHCGLCAERCPTTAWDMQKYLYNVTKASKIL; the protein is encoded by the coding sequence TTGAAACCTACTGATACCAACGACCCTGAGTATTTTCATAAAGTGGTGGATTGTCAGTATGCCTGCCCTGCACACACTCCGGTACCGGAGTACATCCGTTTAATTGCGGCCGGGCGCTATACCGACGCGTATATGGTAAACTGGGAATCTAATGTATTTCCGGGTATACTCGGCCGCACCTGCGACCGCCCCTGCGAACCGGCCTGCCGCCGTGGCCGCCTGGAAGATGAAGAGCCGGTAGCGATCTGCCGCCTTAAACGAGTGGCCGCAGACCATAAAGGCGAGGTTCGCCAGCTGATGCCGAAAATTCCCGAACAAAAGAATGGTAAAAAAGTGGCACTTATAGGGGGAGGACCTGCCTCTCTGACTGTAGCACGAGACCTGGCACCACTGGGCTATGAAATACACCTTTACGATGAATGGAACAAAGGTGGAGGAATGATGCGCACACAAATACCCGCCTTTCGCCTACCTGAAGAAGTACTGGACGAAGAAGTAGGCTACATTACTGATATGGGTATACACACCCATTTTAACCACTACGTAAGCAGCATGAAGGAAATGCTGGCTAAAGACTATGATGCCATTTTTGTAGGCACTGGAGCACCAAGGGGCAGAGACCTTGAGCTACCAGGAAGTGATATTGCCCATAAAAATATACATATAGGGATTGAGTTTCTAGCCAATGTTGCATTTGGGCATGTAAACAAAATTGGCAAAAAAGTAATTGTGCTGGGTGGTGGCAATACCGCTATGGACTGCTGCCGTACCTCTCGCCGCCTAGGGGGAGAGCAGGTAACAGTAGTTGTGCGTAGCCCCTTTAACGAAATGAAAGCCTCACCCTGGGAGATTGCTGACGCACAGGCAGAAGACATTCCTATCTTCAATAATATGCCTCCTAAAGAGTTTGTGGTAGAAGAAGGCAGGCTTAAAGGTGTACTTTTTGGTAAAGTACGGGCAGAGTATGACGAAAATGGCAGGCGTAAACTAGTACCTACCGGCGAGCCCGATGAGTTTATTGAGGCAGATGATGTAATCATAGCCATAGGTCAGGATAATGCTTTTCCCTGGATTGAACGTGATCTCGGCATTGAGTTTGGTAAATGGGACCTGCCGGTATTAAACAAAATTACTTTTCAGTCTACCTTGCCAAAAGTATTTTTTGGTGGTGATGCTGCATTTGGCCCTGAAAATATCATTACCGCTGCTGCTCATGGTCATCAGGCAGCTATCTCTATCCATCAGTACTGTCAGGGCAAAGATGTGCTGGACAGGCCCTCGCCCATGACCAATCTGGTGCGCCAGAAGATGGGCATACACGAGTGGAGTTATGACAGCCCAGTAGTGATTGATAAGCGCTACCCCGTTCCCCATGAACAGAAAACCCTTACATTGACCAACCGAAAGATAGAAGTGGAGCTGGGTTTTGATGAGCCTACTGGCTATAAAGAAGCACAGCGCTGCCTTAACTGCGATGTACAAACCATTTTTACAGAAAAAGCCTGCATAGAGTGTGACGCCTGTGTAGATATCTGCCCCACCACATGCATTACCTTTACTGTAAATGGAGAGGAAGATGAGCTGCGCTCTCGCCTGAACGCCCCTGCTGACAATAAATCGCAAGCCCTATATGTATCCGATGTCCTTCCCACCCAGAGAGTGATGGTAAAAGATGAAGATGTATGTCTGCACTGCGGCTTATGCGCTGAGCGCTGCCCTACCACTGCCTGGGACATGCAAAAATATTTATATAATGTAACTAAAGCTTCCAAAATCTTATGA
- a CDS encoding ATP-binding protein has product MPDTTTNKSSSERQQDNLFERGGEMGALIRAYNWSKHPMGEPGSWPQSLTTGLRIMLESAYPMFIWWSSELYMFHNDPYLPALGKKHPEALGAKAREMWSEIWEQIGQVVEDILAEGKKFYAEDLLMFLERKGFPEETYWTFSYSPMPNDDGSVGGVFCACSEVSGKVIGERRLKTLKDIGDIRAQLYGEKDVCQVICDLLTANVHDIPYGLIYLLNDQKDKAYLNGRTLGVPKERAPGLVPIDEESGAGRLFSTILQSQSQLLVSSAEVERIIDDNVADLWSERTSDAIHTVVIPIVKPGKGETHGFFILGVSPKLEYDADYQNFHNLLAGQVATTLASVEVLEEERRRSEALAEIDKAKTVFFSNISHEFRTPLTLMLGPLEDILKNKPDPMLREQLLRVQRNGQRMLKLVNTLLEFSRMEAGRVQARFQPLDLAQLTTELSSVFRSAIEKEGLQLEVDCPPLPQPVYVDARMWERIIFNLLSNALKFTFKGKISVRLFQEEDKVVLQVADSGTGIPAEELPHLFSRFHRIEGARSRTHEGSGIGLAMVSELAGLHAGSVEVESTEGAGTTFSIYLPVGKSHLPEEQIVENNSQAGSPLPHSYSPEEYLNWLDQQEINQFSATAQPGADVYENKYAEEPTARLLLVDDNADMRAYLSQILAEEYEVMSASNGQEAWKIIQKELPDLVISDVMMPVMNGIELVQKVRSQEVSRTIPVILLSARAGEDAQVEGIEAGADDYLTKPFSVNALKARVRTNLKLTRLYQALNKQEQEARSEAERQQARLLELFSQAPVAIGVLKGKEHIVEVANPAICQYWGRTAEELLDKPLFNVLTEVKSQVFSELLDQVFDSGEPYVGSEMPAQLMHEGKLLESYFNFVYHPWKDEEGKVTGIIVVATDVSEQVRVRKELEDKHEELLKINSDLDNFIYMASHDLKAPITNIESLMTALNKLLSPEKINFQRTGKIMEMVEKSIHRFKATITDLSEVARIQREDHNKPAEEVNLKEILEEVLLDLAPFIQKDDVTLDIDIANCKSLRFSAKNLRSVVYNLLSNAIKYRSPDRKPHIDISCQSSGEQLQLSISDNGLGLSPEDQKELFTMFKRFHSHVDGTGVGLSIVKKIVENAGGTIEVESELGKGTSFHIFFKA; this is encoded by the coding sequence ATGCCCGATACCACTACCAATAAAAGCTCTTCGGAACGACAACAAGATAATCTTTTTGAGAGAGGAGGAGAAATGGGTGCGCTCATCAGAGCATATAACTGGAGCAAGCACCCTATGGGAGAGCCTGGAAGCTGGCCTCAAAGCTTGACTACAGGCTTAAGGATTATGCTGGAGTCTGCCTATCCCATGTTTATCTGGTGGTCCAGTGAGTTATACATGTTTCATAACGATCCGTACCTGCCTGCACTAGGCAAAAAGCACCCTGAAGCTCTGGGGGCAAAAGCCCGGGAGATGTGGTCAGAAATATGGGAGCAGATAGGCCAGGTGGTAGAGGATATTCTTGCTGAAGGAAAAAAATTCTATGCCGAAGACCTATTAATGTTTTTGGAACGTAAAGGTTTTCCTGAAGAAACTTACTGGACATTTTCTTACAGCCCTATGCCTAATGATGATGGTAGCGTAGGTGGTGTTTTTTGTGCCTGTAGTGAGGTGAGCGGTAAAGTAATTGGTGAGAGACGGCTTAAAACCTTAAAAGATATTGGCGATATACGAGCGCAGCTATATGGAGAAAAGGATGTTTGCCAGGTTATCTGCGATTTACTTACGGCAAACGTTCATGATATTCCCTATGGACTAATCTATTTGCTAAACGATCAAAAAGATAAGGCTTACCTTAACGGCCGTACGCTAGGCGTACCTAAAGAAAGAGCACCTGGGCTGGTCCCTATTGATGAGGAAAGCGGAGCAGGCAGGCTTTTCTCTACCATACTGCAAAGCCAGTCCCAACTGCTGGTAAGCAGCGCTGAGGTAGAAAGAATTATTGATGATAATGTAGCAGACCTCTGGTCAGAAAGAACTTCAGATGCTATCCATACGGTGGTAATCCCAATTGTAAAGCCAGGTAAGGGCGAAACCCACGGGTTTTTTATACTGGGAGTAAGCCCAAAACTGGAGTACGATGCCGACTATCAAAATTTTCATAATCTGCTTGCCGGGCAAGTAGCTACTACTCTTGCCAGTGTAGAGGTGTTAGAAGAAGAGCGGCGGAGGTCTGAAGCATTGGCAGAAATTGATAAAGCCAAAACCGTTTTTTTTAGTAACATCAGTCATGAGTTTCGGACGCCTCTTACTCTTATGCTGGGGCCTCTGGAAGATATACTAAAAAATAAGCCGGACCCCATGCTGCGTGAGCAACTGTTACGTGTACAGCGTAACGGGCAGCGTATGCTCAAACTGGTAAATACCCTGCTGGAATTTTCTCGTATGGAAGCTGGACGCGTACAGGCCCGCTTTCAACCTTTAGATCTGGCCCAGCTTACTACAGAACTGAGTAGCGTATTTCGTTCAGCTATAGAAAAAGAAGGACTTCAACTGGAAGTAGACTGTCCTCCCTTACCTCAACCTGTCTATGTAGACGCGCGTATGTGGGAGCGCATTATCTTTAATTTACTCTCTAACGCTCTTAAGTTTACTTTTAAAGGTAAAATAAGTGTGCGGCTTTTTCAGGAGGAAGATAAGGTGGTATTGCAGGTTGCGGATAGTGGCACAGGAATTCCGGCAGAAGAATTACCACACCTATTTTCGCGCTTTCATCGCATAGAAGGTGCCAGAAGCCGCACTCACGAGGGGTCAGGTATAGGCCTGGCTATGGTAAGTGAGCTGGCTGGCTTACATGCTGGCAGCGTAGAGGTAGAAAGTACAGAAGGTGCAGGTACTACTTTTTCTATTTACCTGCCAGTAGGCAAAAGCCACCTGCCAGAAGAGCAGATAGTAGAAAACAATAGTCAGGCAGGAAGCCCTTTACCGCATAGCTATTCCCCGGAAGAATACCTAAACTGGCTGGATCAGCAGGAAATAAACCAATTCTCTGCTACAGCCCAGCCTGGTGCTGATGTATACGAAAATAAATATGCTGAGGAACCGACAGCCCGCCTTTTGTTGGTAGATGATAATGCAGATATGCGTGCCTACCTCTCTCAGATACTTGCAGAAGAATATGAGGTAATGTCAGCTTCCAACGGGCAGGAAGCCTGGAAGATTATCCAAAAAGAGCTGCCCGATCTGGTTATTTCTGATGTTATGATGCCAGTAATGAATGGCATAGAACTAGTGCAAAAAGTTCGCTCTCAGGAGGTAAGTCGTACCATACCTGTGATCCTCCTCTCTGCCCGGGCCGGTGAAGATGCTCAGGTAGAGGGCATAGAAGCTGGCGCGGATGATTACCTGACCAAGCCCTTTAGTGTAAATGCGCTTAAAGCTCGGGTGCGGACCAACCTTAAGCTTACACGCCTCTACCAGGCACTTAACAAACAAGAACAGGAAGCACGTAGTGAGGCCGAACGTCAGCAAGCACGTTTGCTGGAGCTTTTCAGTCAGGCGCCAGTAGCCATAGGTGTACTCAAGGGTAAAGAACATATAGTAGAAGTTGCTAACCCTGCTATATGTCAGTACTGGGGAAGAACAGCTGAAGAACTGCTAGACAAGCCCTTATTTAATGTGCTTACCGAAGTAAAAAGCCAGGTTTTCTCAGAGTTGCTAGATCAGGTATTTGATAGCGGTGAGCCCTATGTCGGAAGTGAAATGCCTGCCCAGCTCATGCATGAGGGTAAGCTGCTAGAGTCATATTTCAATTTTGTCTACCACCCCTGGAAAGACGAAGAAGGTAAAGTGACAGGTATTATTGTAGTGGCAACAGATGTCAGTGAGCAGGTAAGGGTGCGTAAAGAGCTGGAAGATAAACATGAAGAACTGCTGAAGATCAATTCTGATCTGGATAATTTTATCTATATGGCCTCTCACGATCTTAAAGCGCCCATCACTAATATAGAAAGCCTGATGACAGCTCTGAACAAGCTCTTATCGCCCGAAAAGATAAATTTTCAGCGTACCGGAAAAATTATGGAGATGGTAGAAAAATCTATCCACCGGTTTAAAGCTACTATCACCGATCTGTCTGAAGTAGCCCGTATACAGCGCGAAGACCATAATAAGCCAGCAGAAGAGGTAAACCTAAAAGAAATACTGGAAGAAGTACTTTTAGATCTGGCACCCTTTATACAAAAAGATGATGTAACACTGGATATTGATATTGCGAACTGCAAAAGCTTACGTTTCTCTGCAAAAAACCTGCGGAGTGTAGTATATAACTTACTTTCTAATGCTATTAAGTACCGCTCGCCCGATAGAAAACCGCATATAGATATCAGCTGCCAGAGCTCGGGAGAGCAGTTGCAGTTAAGCATTTCAGACAATGGACTAGGGCTGAGTCCAGAAGATCAGAAGGAGCTTTTTACAATGTTTAAACGTTTTCATAGCCATGTAGATGGTACGGGTGTAGGTCTCTCAATAGTAAAAAAGATAGTGGAAAATGCCGGAGGTACGATAGAGGTAGAAAGCGAACTGGGTAAGGGTACCAGCTTTCACATATTCTTTAAGGCATAA
- a CDS encoding 3-keto-disaccharide hydrolase → MNAKLCTLALLAVLMSFTQAKEPKMKKIFNGKNLKGWVIPENNIWWAAEDGVLTAKSGPEQKGSILWTKKQYTDFIVQAEFKMGEGTVDSGIFLRAENQQIQIGISGSLKRDMTASPYIPGKGYPVEADNVKNLLKKDGWNSMKVKAEANKYTVWLNGEEVMNYTSEDAIEEGPIGLQLHPGREMAIEFREIMVAEI, encoded by the coding sequence ATGAACGCTAAATTGTGCACGCTGGCGCTATTGGCTGTGCTAATGAGCTTTACCCAGGCTAAAGAGCCTAAAATGAAAAAGATCTTCAATGGCAAAAACCTTAAAGGCTGGGTAATTCCGGAAAACAACATCTGGTGGGCGGCGGAGGATGGAGTGCTCACGGCCAAAAGTGGTCCCGAGCAAAAAGGCTCTATCCTCTGGACAAAAAAACAATATACAGATTTTATAGTGCAGGCTGAGTTTAAGATGGGAGAAGGAACCGTAGACTCTGGAATTTTCCTTAGAGCAGAAAATCAGCAGATACAAATTGGTATTTCAGGCTCTCTGAAAAGAGACATGACTGCCTCGCCCTACATCCCCGGCAAAGGCTACCCCGTAGAGGCGGATAATGTTAAAAATCTACTCAAAAAAGATGGTTGGAATAGCATGAAGGTAAAGGCCGAAGCTAATAAGTACACGGTATGGCTTAATGGTGAGGAGGTAATGAACTACACCTCCGAGGATGCTATTGAAGAAGGGCCAATCGGGCTTCAGCTTCATCCTGGTAGAGAGATGGCAATAGAGTTTCGCGAGATTATGGTAGCAGAGATTTAG